In one window of Coleofasciculus chthonoplastes PCC 7420 DNA:
- a CDS encoding Uma2 family endonuclease, translated as MTIVTRTDLPPAFPDHTQLPESDGTFVKNFQAHPQSIILTDSIGSVLRQLHPDGQYAIGQDCGIYWRETDPPEKGAEAPDWFYVANVPPLLNGEIRRSYVLWREFMAPTIAIEFPSGNGEEERDATPLSVSAEGKTTKPGKFWVYGHIIRIPYYAIYEIKNGKLEVYHLQDFSYQRIEPNERGHYSIPPLEVELGLWQGTYQNQTQLWLRWWDSEGNLLLIGEERAELEQQRAENERQRAEQAEQKAAKLAARLREMGIDPDADDLE; from the coding sequence ATGACAATAGTAACTCGTACTGATTTACCCCCAGCATTTCCTGATCATACTCAACTTCCTGAATCAGATGGTACGTTTGTGAAAAATTTTCAGGCGCATCCTCAAAGCATTATTTTAACCGATTCTATTGGCTCAGTTTTACGGCAACTTCATCCTGATGGTCAATATGCTATTGGACAAGATTGTGGTATCTACTGGCGTGAAACTGACCCCCCAGAAAAAGGGGCTGAAGCACCGGATTGGTTCTATGTTGCTAATGTTCCGCCGCTGCTGAATGGAGAAATTCGCCGTTCTTATGTTTTATGGCGAGAATTCATGGCACCAACGATTGCGATTGAGTTTCCTAGTGGAAATGGAGAAGAGGAACGGGATGCTACACCTTTATCAGTTTCGGCTGAGGGTAAAACTACGAAACCGGGTAAATTCTGGGTTTATGGACATATTATTCGCATTCCTTACTATGCCATTTACGAAATTAAAAATGGCAAATTAGAAGTGTATCATCTGCAAGATTTTTCCTATCAACGGATAGAACCTAATGAACGGGGTCATTATTCTATTCCACCGTTAGAAGTCGAACTCGGACTTTGGCAGGGAACGTATCAAAATCAAACCCAACTCTGGCTGCGCTGGTGGGATAGTGAGGGCAATCTTTTACTAATTGGTGAAGAACGGGCTGAATTGGAACAGCAACGAGCGGAAAACGAACGACAACGAGCGGAACAAGCCGAACAA
- a CDS encoding beta strand repeat-containing protein: protein MNFTGFFVSNPVQLMNPVILNSLPLKLNSQKALKWFCCFGLVSSHIFYAAKINAQLIPDDTLGAENSIVVPQEARDLIQGGARRGSNLFHSFQEFNVDPGQQVYFTNPGEVDHILTRVTGTNLSNIFGTLGVEGAASLYLINPNGIIFGKDVRLDVTGSFMASTADGIRLGEQGLFRATEPEESTLLSIQPGVFFFNYLTSESATITNAGNLSVGGNLTLAANTLNLQGQLIAGDNLTLHANHTINIRDSLVNPFIAKAGGNMQVQGDRTIDIFALNHPDSGVFANGDMVFRSVNPVQGDAHFWSGGEFRIEQLDGNLGTLRSPHDPVIRSRGDVLMGAYQGASLHIFAGGSVTIPGGVLINNVDAENGIVENVTLSDGTSILIDGKNQPTLDIRAGTTAFGIPVINGIPSDGIIVPPFPNPLESPTSANITIGDILNSGGTVFLTNQYQPNPSLSGDITVGSINTSSLVGKAGDILLQSVGDIAVSDIYANGLIGGRISLTSGATLTIDNSIIASVSSLGKGGDIELSAPSLVLSGGSKIFSVTVGSGQGGNIEVSADSIRADDNSDINTIAASINDINNITNIIEIIGSPTGDIGELDQFFQPNTPSGSVSGSGGNIQVSAESIILEDESNIATATFANGGQAGNVRINAASVNLLDDGSLGSLTYGLGDAGDLTLNTRQLLIQNTKIQSGIGTGISTAAQPYSSGDAGDLIINAESIKIIGNQPGAAVAPTDLNSLLELTNLVTGLTSGTQGSGDAGNITINSDHLVVRDGAGIVTSAAPKSTGTAGNLSLDVTQIELRGKGGIGTFSLASGDTKAGDLYINAEQVKLRDGAVIGTGTLSGNGGNIILTGTDLLLMRNNSLISTTAGQTGAGGDGGDINIDAKFIIAILDENSDIVANAFEGDGGDIDITTQGFFGLQVSDKLTPNSDITASSQLGIDGRITINTPNVDPSRGLTELPFNFTDPSNQIIAGCPADTGNRFTAIGRGGIPDNPRDYLQGNSVWQDRRNVAGFLDNKPAVNLPSETPKKQIIEAEGWIVDENGTVILTAKSSGGNRVDFWEGSSSCGGRNDLD, encoded by the coding sequence ATGAATTTTACCGGATTTTTTGTCTCAAATCCAGTTCAACTGATGAATCCAGTCATTCTTAACTCTCTACCGCTCAAGCTAAACAGTCAAAAAGCATTAAAATGGTTCTGCTGTTTTGGACTTGTATCCAGTCATATTTTTTATGCGGCAAAGATTAATGCCCAACTGATTCCTGATGATACGTTAGGTGCAGAAAATTCAATCGTTGTTCCCCAAGAGGCGCGGGATTTGATTCAAGGGGGGGCAAGACGAGGGAGTAATCTGTTCCACAGTTTCCAGGAGTTCAATGTTGATCCCGGACAGCAGGTTTACTTTACTAATCCTGGGGAGGTTGACCATATTCTCACTCGTGTCACGGGAACGAATCTATCCAATATTTTTGGCACTCTCGGTGTGGAAGGGGCGGCAAGTTTATACTTAATTAATCCTAATGGAATTATTTTTGGTAAAGACGTTAGGTTAGATGTAACAGGTTCATTTATGGCGAGTACGGCGGATGGGATTCGCCTGGGTGAACAGGGATTATTTCGGGCAACAGAACCTGAAGAAAGTACACTCTTATCGATTCAGCCAGGGGTATTCTTTTTTAATTATTTGACGAGTGAATCGGCAACGATTACCAATGCGGGAAATTTATCGGTGGGAGGGAATCTTACTCTAGCGGCTAATACTCTTAATTTACAAGGTCAGCTTATCGCTGGGGATAATCTTACTCTGCACGCTAATCATACTATAAATATTCGAGACAGTCTGGTAAATCCGTTCATCGCTAAGGCTGGCGGAAATATGCAGGTACAAGGCGATCGCACAATTGATATTTTTGCCCTGAATCATCCGGATAGTGGTGTTTTCGCCAATGGGGATATGGTATTCCGTTCAGTTAATCCTGTGCAAGGGGATGCCCATTTCTGGAGTGGAGGCGAGTTTCGCATCGAACAGCTTGATGGGAATCTGGGAACTCTGAGGAGTCCCCATGATCCGGTGATTCGCAGCCGTGGGGATGTTTTAATGGGGGCTTATCAAGGCGCTTCACTGCATATTTTTGCGGGCGGAAGTGTAACGATTCCGGGTGGTGTTTTGATCAATAACGTCGATGCCGAAAATGGCATTGTTGAAAATGTTACTCTATCTGATGGCACATCCATATTAATTGATGGGAAAAATCAACCCACCCTGGATATCCGGGCTGGAACTACCGCTTTTGGGATTCCAGTTATCAATGGAATTCCATCGGATGGAATTATTGTCCCGCCGTTCCCCAATCCCCTGGAAAGTCCCACCAGTGCTAATATTACCATTGGCGATATTCTGAACTCAGGAGGAACTGTATTTTTAACTAATCAGTATCAGCCCAATCCCTCCTTATCTGGGGATATTACTGTTGGTTCAATAAATACCAGTTCCTTAGTTGGAAAAGCCGGTGATATCTTACTCCAATCTGTTGGTGATATTGCTGTGAGTGATATTTATGCTAATGGACTAATTGGGGGTCGTATTTCCCTAACAAGTGGCGCAACCCTAACCATCGATAATTCAATCATTGCTAGCGTCAGCAGTTTAGGAAAAGGCGGTGATATTGAACTCTCAGCCCCGTCTCTGGTGTTGAGTGGTGGGTCGAAAATTTTCAGCGTTACGGTTGGTTCTGGACAAGGAGGTAATATTGAGGTTAGCGCTGATTCAATTCGTGCTGACGATAACTCGGATATTAATACAATTGCAGCTAGTATAAATGATATCAATAATATCACTAATATTATCGAAATTATTGGCTCACCGACTGGTGATATTGGAGAACTCGATCAATTTTTTCAACCCAACACCCCATCTGGGAGTGTTTCCGGATCAGGAGGTAATATTCAGGTTAGTGCAGAATCGATTATCTTGGAAGATGAATCGAATATTGCGACAGCTACCTTTGCAAATGGTGGACAGGCGGGCAATGTGAGAATTAATGCGGCTTCAGTCAACCTGCTGGATGACGGTAGCTTAGGTTCTCTTACGTATGGGTTGGGTGATGCTGGAGATTTAACCCTAAATACTCGCCAATTACTGATTCAAAATACCAAAATTCAGTCAGGAATAGGAACAGGAATTTCTACCGCCGCCCAACCTTATAGCAGTGGTGATGCTGGGGATTTAATCATCAACGCTGAATCGATAAAAATTATTGGCAATCAACCCGGTGCGGCTGTTGCTCCAACTGACCTAAATAGCCTTTTAGAGTTGACTAATTTGGTCACAGGTTTAACCTCTGGAACTCAAGGTAGTGGAGATGCTGGAAATATTACAATTAATAGCGATCATTTGGTGGTGCGAGATGGTGCTGGAATTGTTACTTCGGCTGCCCCGAAAAGTACAGGAACTGCCGGAAACTTAAGCCTGGATGTGACTCAGATAGAATTACGGGGGAAGGGAGGAATAGGCACGTTTAGTTTAGCCTCTGGTGATACCAAGGCTGGTGATTTGTACATTAATGCCGAGCAAGTGAAACTTCGGGATGGCGCTGTAATTGGTACAGGGACGCTATCCGGAAATGGGGGGAATATTATCCTCACTGGAACGGATTTATTACTGATGCGAAATAATAGTTTAATCAGTACTACAGCCGGACAAACTGGGGCGGGTGGAGATGGTGGCGATATCAATATTGATGCTAAGTTTATCATAGCGATTCTGGATGAAAATAGTGATATTGTGGCTAATGCTTTTGAGGGAGATGGGGGGGATATTGACATAACAACACAAGGCTTTTTTGGCTTACAGGTGAGTGATAAACTTACCCCAAATAGTGATATTACAGCGAGTTCTCAGTTAGGCATTGATGGCAGAATTACGATTAATACTCCCAATGTTGATCCCTCTCGCGGCTTAACTGAATTACCGTTTAATTTTACTGATCCGTCGAATCAAATTATCGCGGGTTGTCCGGCTGATACCGGGAATCGCTTTACTGCTATCGGACGCGGCGGTATTCCCGATAATCCCCGTGACTATTTGCAAGGAAATTCGGTTTGGCAAGATCGGCGAAATGTGGCAGGGTTTTTGGATAATAAACCTGCTGTAAACCTGCCATCTGAGACACCTAAAAAGCAGATAATTGAAGCTGAAGGTTGGATTGTGGATGAAAATGGTACGGTGATTCTGACGGCTAAATCGAGTGGAGGTAACAGGGTGGATTTTTGGGAAGGATCGTCTTCTTGTGGGGGGAGAAATGACTTAGATTAA
- a CDS encoding CHASE2 domain-containing protein, with amino-acid sequence MGSKLKTWIKQWQGVLLIAPSVTLIILALNAAGLFQLLEWATLDQYFRLRPQESPDSRILLVTIDETDINQVGRWPIPDGVLADLITTLKAAEPRVIGLNLYRDLPVEPGHQQWVEVMQSTPNLIGVEKRVGDRVASPPTLDALNRVALADLMVDADGKIRRGLLSIKQENDELQLSLAARLALQYLRAEEITLEEINANQQRYRLGKTIFTPFQTHDGGYVDVDAGGYQILLNYRGVSDSFDTVSLRDVLADRVPPEKIRDRIILIGSKAQSTNDLFFTPYDSTIFAPPRRAAAVVIHANLTSQIISSAIDGRPLIKVLANPVEGVLVLCWSFLGAAGSLVWLKNKWLNPKTLLQLLALGIYIVLASGCSLIGTYLLFLAGWWLPVIPSLLALTGSAFITADYQSRRLQQEAQQKYRRIFENALEGIFQTTLDGRYRSANPALAKIYGYKSPEELITSITNIKTQLYVDPKRRDYFIQLMEQQGEVVGFESQVYRRNGSIIWICEHARSVCDDQGNVLYYQGFIEDISERKQAQVEREAFTRELFQLNQSFSQFVPRQFLQLLKKDSICDVKLGDQSQQNMSVLFADIRNFTSLSEAMKPQETFNFINRYLSYMEPAIIQNQGFIDKYIGDAIMALFSGSADDAVKAAIDMLQHLKCYNQERQKAGECPIEIGIGINTGLMMLGTVGGKTHINSTVLSDAVNLASRLEHLTKEYGVSLLISHYTFDHLRDPSNYSFRIIGRVKVKGKSQTVSVFDVFDADPPPVRQRKLKTKTMFEQALCLYSQREFSKAAKLFQRCLEFVPEDKTAKIYLQRCHK; translated from the coding sequence ATGGGTTCAAAGCTGAAAACCTGGATTAAGCAGTGGCAAGGAGTATTATTAATCGCACCGAGTGTGACGTTGATTATCCTTGCCCTGAATGCGGCGGGTTTATTTCAGCTATTGGAATGGGCTACTCTGGATCAATATTTTCGGCTGCGCCCTCAGGAATCCCCAGATTCTCGTATTCTCTTAGTCACGATTGATGAAACGGATATTAATCAGGTGGGGCGGTGGCCCATTCCGGATGGGGTTTTGGCTGATTTAATTACTACGCTGAAAGCGGCTGAACCACGAGTGATTGGTTTAAATCTGTATCGAGATTTACCTGTAGAACCGGGACATCAGCAATGGGTGGAGGTGATGCAGTCTACGCCGAATTTAATTGGGGTAGAAAAACGAGTGGGCGATCGCGTGGCTTCTCCACCCACTCTGGACGCTTTAAACCGAGTTGCTTTGGCGGATCTGATGGTGGATGCGGATGGCAAGATTCGCCGAGGGTTATTGTCGATTAAACAGGAAAATGATGAGTTGCAATTAAGTTTAGCCGCCCGTTTAGCGTTACAGTATTTAAGGGCTGAGGAGATTACCTTAGAGGAGATTAATGCTAATCAGCAGCGTTATCGCTTGGGGAAAACTATCTTTACGCCTTTCCAGACTCATGATGGGGGGTACGTGGATGTAGATGCGGGAGGGTATCAGATTCTCTTAAATTATCGCGGTGTTTCAGACAGCTTTGATACCGTTTCCTTAAGGGATGTTTTAGCCGATCGCGTTCCGCCGGAAAAAATCCGCGATCGCATAATCTTAATTGGGTCTAAAGCCCAAAGTACAAACGATTTATTTTTTACCCCTTATGATAGCACAATATTTGCTCCTCCCCGTCGCGCCGCTGCTGTTGTTATTCACGCGAATTTAACCAGTCAAATTATCAGTAGTGCCATTGATGGACGCCCCTTGATTAAAGTCTTAGCCAATCCAGTCGAAGGGGTACTGGTTTTGTGTTGGTCGTTTCTGGGTGCAGCCGGAAGTTTAGTTTGGCTAAAGAATAAATGGTTGAATCCCAAAACCTTACTTCAATTACTTGCCCTAGGCATTTATATTGTATTAGCAAGTGGTTGTAGTTTAATTGGCACGTATCTCTTATTTTTGGCAGGATGGTGGTTACCTGTAATTCCCTCACTACTCGCCTTGACGGGTTCAGCCTTTATCACTGCCGATTATCAGAGTCGGCGGTTACAGCAGGAAGCGCAACAGAAATATCGCCGTATCTTTGAAAATGCCCTAGAAGGTATTTTTCAGACCACTCTTGATGGACGCTATCGCAGTGCAAATCCCGCATTGGCAAAGATTTATGGGTATAAGTCTCCAGAGGAACTAATTACCAGTATTACTAATATAAAAACTCAGCTTTATGTTGACCCGAAGCGGCGAGATTACTTTATTCAACTAATGGAACAACAAGGAGAAGTTGTCGGCTTTGAGTCGCAAGTTTATCGCCGGAACGGTAGCATTATTTGGATTTGTGAACATGCGCGATCGGTTTGTGATGATCAAGGAAATGTTCTTTACTATCAGGGATTTATTGAAGATATTAGCGAACGGAAGCAAGCGCAAGTCGAGCGTGAAGCGTTTACTAGAGAACTTTTCCAGTTGAATCAATCGTTCTCCCAGTTTGTCCCCCGGCAATTCTTGCAATTACTAAAAAAAGACAGTATTTGTGATGTTAAATTAGGCGATCAATCTCAGCAAAATATGTCAGTCCTTTTTGCGGATATTCGCAACTTTACGAGTCTATCAGAGGCGATGAAGCCGCAAGAAACCTTTAACTTCATCAATCGTTATCTTTCCTATATGGAACCTGCCATTATCCAGAATCAAGGCTTCATTGATAAATACATTGGTGATGCAATTATGGCGTTATTTAGTGGCAGTGCCGATGATGCGGTCAAGGCAGCAATTGATATGCTGCAACACTTAAAATGCTATAATCAAGAGCGACAAAAAGCCGGAGAATGTCCTATCGAAATCGGAATTGGGATTAATACTGGCTTGATGATGTTGGGGACAGTGGGCGGTAAAACCCATATTAATAGTACGGTGCTGAGTGATGCTGTGAATTTAGCCTCTCGCTTGGAACATTTGACCAAAGAGTATGGGGTATCGCTGCTGATTTCACATTACACCTTTGACCATTTGCGTGACCCTTCTAACTATTCGTTTCGTATCATTGGTCGGGTCAAGGTTAAAGGTAAATCCCAAACCGTGTCGGTGTTTGATGTGTTTGATGCTGATCCGCCTCCCGTTCGTCAACGGAAGCTGAAAACAAAGACAATGTTTGAACAAGCGTTATGCCTTTATTCGCAACGAGAGTTTAGTAAGGCGGCTAAATTATTTCAACGGTGTCTAGAGTTTGTGCCTGAGGATAAAACCGCTAAAATCTATCTGCAACGCTGCCATAAGTAG
- the grxC gene encoding glutaredoxin 3, with protein MFNLINSLLGRHPERINANVEIYTWQTCPFCIRAKILLWWKGVNFTEYKIDDDGSARMKMAERANGRRTVPQIFINNQHIGGCDDLYSLDSQGKLDPLLYQPAQA; from the coding sequence ATGTTCAACTTGATCAACTCCCTCCTCGGACGTCATCCCGAACGCATCAACGCTAACGTGGAAATTTACACCTGGCAAACTTGCCCCTTTTGTATTCGTGCCAAGATATTACTGTGGTGGAAAGGCGTTAACTTCACAGAGTATAAAATCGACGACGATGGAAGTGCCAGAATGAAAATGGCAGAACGAGCAAACGGACGGCGAACCGTTCCCCAGATTTTTATTAACAACCAGCATATCGGTGGCTGTGATGATCTCTACAGTTTAGATAGTCAGGGAAAGTTAGATCCTTTATTATATCAGCCGGCTCAAGCGTGA
- a CDS encoding plasmid replication protein, CyRepA1 family, producing MNYLQEWNNSCIDDQLTRLNVIPLTGTCPSNYLFYADTLPRRNDGRVSHRILKRYEHTEQGGWWCSGIDVLTGNDDLWGCFKPSSPRRNTQTGKPIKYEHPPLAPTGVFALRVPLHLWQDIANRYNLTLPFDVSGGGFHHVIDNRENLADTSVRAGFGQTLPSITPGESLNPPLQTMPSLVAKGEHSVRAGFGQTLPSIAPGESLNPPLQTMPLIVAKDEHSVRAGFGQTLPSIAPGESLNPPLQTMPLIVAKDEHSVRAGFGQTLPSIAPGESLNPPLQTMPLIVAKGEHSVRAGFGQTLSSITQGESLNPPLQTMPLIVAKDEHSVRAGFGQTLSSIAPGESLNPPLQTMPLIVAKGEHSVRAGFGQTLPSIAPGESLNPLLQTMPLIVAKGEHSVRAGFGQTLPSIAPGESLNPPLQTMPLIVAKGEHSVRAGFGQTLPSIAPGESLNPLLQTMPLIVAKDEHSVRAGFGQTLSSIAPGESLNPPLQTQNVSGEFWQWLIAHPEIPLCITEGAKKAGALLTAGYGAIALPGVFGGYRVPRDEQGNRIGKSRLIPQLLKLATPGRTIYIAFDQDTKPSTIKAVNAAIRQLGYLLTQKGCSVKIISWHPDQGKGVDDLIANHTQTVFDQAYQTAVPLDTWKAQSLTGLTYPPTIQINRRYLGELSIPEDAKLIGIKSPKGTGKTQWLETIVQEAIKQQKWVLVIGHRVRLVEALCQRFGLNYVTQIQDTETGARLGYGLCVDSLHPTSQAGFEAVNWSDGVVIIDEVEQVLWHGLDSDTCSSNRVAILKSLKTLMQNVLGDEGQVYVADADLSDISIDYLISLSGVPQHPYIIHNTWKPSEAESWRVNYYPERKPERLIQDLERHIAAGGKPFVCLSAQKRGSQWGTCTLEAYLRSRFPEAKILRIDSESLTEPTHPAYGCMRDLDGVLSQYDIVLASPVIETGVSIELQGHFTSVWGIAIGVQSENSVRQALGRVRQNLPRFLWVAPCGFNRVGNGSTSIPALLTSGRRLTQLNIRLLQQSDFDALDDIETSFQAESLLCWARMAVRHNASMFQYRESVLAALRGEGHQVVEAEEMGGGGSVCSVSQTQGKIEADSLTAAIAAVKDQNYQAECLAIARAKNLSDHQYHTGQKRLVKTLAQRRAIRKYELKQRYRIPVTAQLVAKDDEGWYQKLLLHYFLTLGRDHLAQRDAVMARKLIELGGGSIFLPDFNRSQLGAAVGTMELLGVPVLLTDRGRELRGTDEDLQAMARLALSNRASIKTTLGMGLARNATPIRIVRRLLDKVGYGLQCIGRESKRLNRVRVYQVLHPSDGRFEVFQQWLAHSCEVLEKSHQRLDACSKEAKNKADVDAGVDYVQLCLNLSDC from the coding sequence GTGAATTATCTGCAAGAATGGAACAATAGCTGTATCGATGACCAACTCACGCGCCTAAACGTTATCCCTTTAACTGGCACTTGCCCATCGAACTATTTATTCTACGCGGATACCTTACCACGACGGAATGATGGTCGGGTCAGTCACCGCATCCTCAAGCGCTACGAACATACGGAACAAGGAGGATGGTGGTGTTCCGGAATTGACGTACTCACGGGTAATGATGACCTTTGGGGTTGTTTCAAGCCTAGTTCTCCTCGGCGCAATACTCAGACGGGAAAACCGATTAAATACGAACATCCGCCCCTAGCCCCCACAGGTGTTTTTGCTTTGCGTGTCCCCCTACATCTGTGGCAGGATATTGCTAATCGCTATAACCTGACGCTTCCATTTGATGTGTCTGGGGGTGGGTTTCATCACGTCATCGACAATCGTGAAAACCTCGCTGACACATCGGTCAGGGCGGGTTTTGGACAAACGTTACCATCAATCACCCCAGGCGAGTCCCTAAACCCGCCCCTACAAACCATGCCCTCGCTAGTCGCCAAGGGTGAACATTCGGTCAGGGCGGGTTTTGGACAAACGTTACCATCAATCGCCCCAGGCGAGTCCCTAAACCCGCCCCTACAAACCATGCCCTTGATAGTCGCCAAGGATGAACATTCGGTCAGGGCGGGTTTTGGACAAACGTTACCATCAATCGCCCCAGGCGAGTCCCTAAACCCGCCCCTACAAACCATGCCCTTGATAGTCGCCAAGGATGAACATTCGGTCAGGGCGGGTTTTGGACAAACGTTACCATCAATCGCCCCAGGCGAGTCCCTAAACCCGCCCCTACAAACCATGCCCTTGATAGTCGCCAAGGGTGAACATTCGGTCAGGGCGGGTTTTGGACAAACGTTATCATCAATCACCCAAGGCGAGTCCCTAAACCCGCCCCTACAAACCATGCCCTTGATAGTCGCCAAGGATGAACATTCGGTCAGGGCGGGTTTTGGACAAACGTTATCATCAATCGCCCCAGGCGAGTCCCTAAACCCGCCCCTACAAACCATGCCCTTGATAGTCGCCAAGGGTGAACATTCGGTCAGGGCGGGTTTTGGACAAACGTTACCATCAATCGCCCCAGGCGAGTCCCTAAACCCGCTCCTACAAACCATGCCCTTGATAGTCGCCAAGGGTGAACATTCGGTCAGGGCGGGTTTTGGACAAACGTTACCATCAATCGCCCCAGGCGAGTCCCTAAACCCGCCCCTACAAACCATGCCCTTGATAGTCGCCAAGGGTGAACATTCGGTCAGGGCGGGTTTTGGACAAACGTTACCATCAATCGCCCCAGGCGAGTCCCTAAACCCGCTCCTACAAACCATGCCCTTGATAGTCGCCAAGGATGAACATTCGGTCAGGGCGGGTTTTGGACAAACGTTATCATCAATCGCCCCAGGCGAGTCCCTAAACCCGCCCCTACAAACTCAAAATGTCTCCGGCGAATTTTGGCAGTGGCTTATCGCCCATCCCGAAATTCCGTTGTGTATTACTGAGGGCGCCAAGAAAGCGGGGGCTTTACTCACTGCCGGCTATGGGGCAATTGCCCTCCCTGGTGTATTTGGTGGCTATCGTGTCCCTAGAGATGAACAAGGAAATCGTATCGGCAAGTCTCGCCTAATCCCCCAGTTACTCAAATTAGCAACGCCGGGGAGAACGATTTATATTGCCTTCGACCAAGACACTAAACCCAGTACCATCAAAGCTGTTAATGCCGCTATTCGTCAGTTGGGATATTTATTAACCCAAAAGGGATGTTCTGTCAAGATAATCAGTTGGCATCCAGACCAAGGGAAAGGGGTTGATGACTTAATTGCCAACCATACTCAAACAGTATTTGACCAAGCCTATCAAACGGCTGTCCCCCTAGATACCTGGAAAGCCCAATCCTTAACCGGGCTGACGTATCCGCCCACGATACAGATAAATCGTCGCTATTTAGGGGAATTATCGATTCCTGAGGATGCCAAGTTGATTGGAATTAAATCCCCCAAAGGGACAGGGAAAACTCAGTGGTTAGAAACAATTGTTCAAGAGGCAATTAAGCAGCAGAAATGGGTTTTGGTGATTGGTCATCGGGTGCGACTCGTGGAGGCGTTATGTCAGCGCTTTGGCTTGAACTATGTCACTCAGATACAGGATACAGAAACGGGTGCTAGGTTAGGCTATGGTCTCTGCGTTGACTCTCTCCATCCTACCTCTCAGGCTGGCTTTGAGGCGGTGAACTGGTCAGATGGCGTGGTAATTATTGATGAAGTGGAACAGGTTCTTTGGCATGGGTTGGATTCGGATACTTGCAGTAGTAACCGAGTAGCGATTCTGAAATCTCTGAAGACATTGATGCAGAATGTTTTGGGAGATGAGGGACAAGTTTATGTGGCGGATGCGGATTTGAGTGATATTTCTATCGATTACTTGATTTCTTTATCGGGGGTTCCCCAACATCCTTATATTATTCACAACACCTGGAAACCCAGCGAGGCTGAATCCTGGCGGGTAAACTATTATCCAGAACGTAAGCCAGAACGCTTGATTCAGGATTTGGAACGACACATTGCAGCCGGAGGGAAACCCTTTGTCTGCCTTTCCGCCCAGAAACGGGGGAGTCAGTGGGGAACCTGTACGTTGGAAGCCTATCTACGTTCTCGATTTCCTGAGGCGAAGATTCTCCGCATTGATTCGGAATCTCTGACTGAACCGACTCATCCGGCGTATGGCTGTATGCGTGATTTGGATGGGGTGTTGAGTCAGTATGATATTGTTCTGGCAAGTCCGGTGATTGAAACGGGTGTCAGTATTGAGTTGCAGGGACATTTCACCTCGGTTTGGGGAATTGCAATTGGGGTACAAAGTGAAAACTCGGTGCGTCAGGCGTTGGGGCGAGTGCGGCAAAATTTGCCTCGGTTTCTGTGGGTAGCGCCTTGTGGGTTTAATCGGGTGGGAAATGGTTCTACGTCGATTCCCGCTTTGTTGACATCGGGACGCCGTTTGACTCAGCTTAATATTCGATTATTACAACAATCCGATTTTGATGCCCTGGATGATATTGAGACGAGTTTTCAAGCGGAATCGCTGTTGTGTTGGGCAAGAATGGCGGTAAGGCATAATGCGTCGATGTTTCAGTATCGGGAATCGGTACTGGCGGCGCTGCGCGGGGAAGGGCATCAGGTGGTTGAGGCTGAGGAGATGGGGGGAGGGGGTAGTGTGTGCTCTGTTTCCCAGACACAGGGAAAGATTGAAGCCGATTCGCTGACGGCTGCGATCGCGGCGGTGAAAGACCAAAATTATCAAGCAGAATGTTTAGCGATCGCGCGGGCTAAAAATCTGAGTGATCATCAATATCATACTGGGCAAAAACGATTAGTGAAAACCCTTGCCCAACGACGGGCGATTCGCAAATATGAGTTAAAGCAGCGTTATCGAATTCCCGTAACTGCCCAACTGGTGGCTAAGGATGATGAGGGTTGGTATCAAAAGCTATTGCTGCATTATTTTCTCACCTTAGGGCGAGATCATTTAGCGCAACGGGATGCAGTGATGGCACGTAAATTGATTGAGTTAGGCGGTGGAAGTATTTTCTTGCCCGATTTTAATCGTTCTCAATTGGGGGCGGCGGTAGGGACAATGGAACTTTTGGGGGTTCCCGTTTTGTTAACGGATCGGGGGCGTGAGTTAAGAGGGACAGATGAGGATTTGCAGGCGATGGCGCGATTGGCATTATCGAATCGGGCGTCGATTAAAACCACGTTGGGGATGGGATTGGCGCGAAATGCGACACCGATTCGGATTGTCCGGCGTTTGTTAGATAAAGTTGGCTATGGACTTCAATGTATTGGTCGTGAAAGTAAACGTTTAAATCGCGTGCGTGTCTATCAGGTGCTTCATCCCTCGGATGGGCGGTTTGAGGTATTTCAGCAGTGGTTGGCGCATAGTTGTGAGGTGTTAGAGAAGTCTCATCAACGACTTGATGCTTGTTCAAAAGAGGCAAAAAATAAGGCTGATGTTGATGCCGGGGTTGACTATGTACAGCTTTGTCTTAATTTGTCGGATTGTTGA